The following coding sequences lie in one Polluticoccus soli genomic window:
- a CDS encoding sensor histidine kinase: protein MHNDPQFTILLVDDREENLIALEEMLEEPGRVFLKAASGNEALKLALKNEDIGLILLDVQMPDMDGFEVARLLKSNPKTKNISIIFVTAINKEEQYVMKGFDEGAVDYLQKPLDINVAVAKVKVFERLYFYQRELKGALQEVSKINKQLEQFVYVVAHDLKSPLAGIIGMLSIMNEEKQIADSPQLKEYVDLISSAANHLSEMITSILAHSKQTIDQQSVERVDVDEMVRQISHLLFPPSNVSIAINGKLPTVRTRRLKLQQVFQNLISNAIKYNDKVQGVIEIGCRENSDCYEFYVKDNGPGIPKEDQEKIFKLFQTSANKTNGDSSTGVGLNIIKMNVEEQGGRIWVESTPGEGSSFYFSWNGI, encoded by the coding sequence ATGCACAACGATCCACAGTTTACAATTCTATTAGTAGACGACAGGGAAGAAAATCTGATAGCTCTTGAAGAGATGCTGGAAGAACCAGGACGTGTTTTTCTCAAAGCTGCTTCAGGTAATGAGGCGCTGAAACTGGCGCTCAAAAATGAGGATATAGGGTTGATATTGCTAGATGTGCAAATGCCTGATATGGACGGATTTGAGGTTGCGCGATTGCTGAAGTCCAATCCTAAAACAAAAAACATTTCCATCATTTTTGTTACCGCTATCAACAAAGAAGAGCAGTATGTGATGAAAGGTTTTGACGAGGGGGCTGTGGACTATCTGCAAAAGCCTCTGGATATAAATGTAGCTGTCGCAAAAGTGAAAGTATTCGAGCGTCTGTATTTTTATCAACGCGAGTTGAAAGGTGCTTTGCAAGAGGTATCCAAGATCAACAAGCAACTGGAACAGTTTGTTTACGTTGTGGCGCATGATCTGAAGTCGCCTCTGGCGGGGATCATTGGGATGCTGTCGATAATGAATGAGGAAAAGCAGATAGCTGATAGTCCGCAGCTTAAGGAGTATGTCGATCTTATATCTTCGGCTGCGAATCATCTTTCGGAGATGATAACGTCAATACTTGCCCATTCAAAGCAAACAATAGATCAGCAGTCCGTGGAGCGTGTCGATGTAGATGAAATGGTTCGCCAGATATCGCATCTACTTTTCCCGCCCTCAAATGTTTCGATCGCGATCAATGGTAAATTGCCAACGGTGCGTACGCGCAGGCTAAAACTGCAACAAGTGTTTCAGAACCTGATCAGCAATGCTATTAAGTACAATGACAAAGTACAAGGCGTGATCGAGATAGGCTGCCGTGAGAATTCCGATTGCTATGAGTTTTATGTAAAAGACAATGGTCCCGGCATTCCTAAAGAGGACCAGGAGAAGATCTTCAAACTATTTCAAACATCTGCCAATAAAACGAATGGTGATAGCAGTACAGGTGTAGGTCTGAACATCATTAAAATGAATGTAGAAGAACAGGGCGGGCGTATTTGGGTGGAGTCGACACCCGGAGAAGGAAGTAGTTTCTATTTTTCATGGAATGGCATATGA
- a CDS encoding chemotaxis protein CheB, whose translation MIEVVAIGGSAGSLPVVMAILKALPSKFDYSVILVIHRLKNVSSEMERILAGTTDLQIREPEDKEPIKPGVVYLAPQNYHLQIEADRTFSLDYSELVNYSRPSIDVTFECVATIFKEKAVAVLLSGANADGAAGLDKIVRRGGVGIAQDPASAEYKLMPQSALDRNKEISSQSPEHIVNYISTITSLPNRKK comes from the coding sequence ATGATCGAGGTCGTTGCCATAGGAGGATCTGCGGGAAGTTTGCCGGTTGTGATGGCAATACTTAAAGCATTGCCATCAAAGTTTGACTATTCTGTCATCCTGGTCATTCATCGCCTGAAAAATGTGAGCAGCGAAATGGAACGCATACTGGCTGGAACTACTGATCTGCAGATACGTGAGCCGGAGGATAAGGAGCCAATAAAGCCAGGCGTTGTTTACCTTGCACCGCAGAACTATCATTTGCAGATCGAGGCTGATAGAACTTTCAGTCTTGATTACTCTGAGTTAGTTAACTATAGCCGCCCGTCGATAGATGTAACGTTTGAATGTGTAGCTACAATATTTAAGGAAAAGGCTGTTGCGGTACTATTGAGCGGGGCAAATGCCGATGGTGCTGCAGGATTAGACAAGATCGTGCGCAGAGGCGGCGTAGGAATAGCACAAGATCCTGCATCGGCCGAATATAAATTGATGCCCCAGTCAGCTTTAGACAGGAACAAAGAGATATCAAGCCAATCACCAGAACACATCGTCAACTATATTTCAACTATCACTTCATTGCCTAATCGCAAAAAGTAA
- a CDS encoding CheR family methyltransferase — translation MPERNLSNEELNEILHLIHRTYGYDFRDYSKASIKRRVMRCMEMSSLKTAYELKFKLANDPEYFKWFLEVMTVNVTEMFRDPEFYTELRAKVFPTLASYPIIKIWHAGCATGEEVYSMAIMLKEEGLLDRAKIYATDINPLNIEKAKKGIMPLQHMKNYTHNYIRSGGRAEFSDYYTAQYGNAIISNELKKNILFSQHNLVTDQVFNEFQLICCRNVLIYFNKELQNRVINLFYDSLSPLGYLAIGTKESLLFTDLRDKFETISSENKIYKRKKGIANNK, via the coding sequence ATGCCAGAAAGAAATCTTTCGAACGAGGAGCTGAATGAAATACTCCACCTCATACACCGTACTTACGGGTATGATTTCAGGGACTACTCCAAAGCGTCTATCAAAAGGCGGGTGATGCGCTGTATGGAGATGAGTAGTTTAAAAACCGCCTATGAGTTAAAGTTCAAGCTCGCGAACGACCCCGAGTATTTCAAATGGTTTCTGGAGGTGATGACGGTAAACGTAACCGAGATGTTTCGTGACCCGGAGTTTTATACGGAGCTTCGAGCCAAAGTATTCCCTACATTGGCCAGCTATCCCATTATCAAGATATGGCATGCGGGATGCGCAACAGGAGAAGAGGTGTATTCGATGGCCATAATGCTGAAAGAAGAGGGCTTGCTGGATCGTGCAAAGATCTATGCAACTGATATCAACCCTTTGAATATTGAAAAGGCAAAGAAGGGAATAATGCCATTGCAGCACATGAAAAATTACACCCATAATTATATACGCTCGGGTGGACGGGCGGAGTTTTCTGATTATTACACTGCGCAGTACGGGAATGCGATCATCTCAAACGAGCTGAAGAAAAACATCCTGTTCTCACAGCACAACCTGGTGACAGACCAGGTGTTCAACGAGTTTCAACTGATATGTTGCCGAAATGTCCTGATCTATTTCAATAAGGAGCTTCAGAACCGGGTAATAAATTTGTTTTATGATAGCCTTTCTCCATTGGGCTATCTGGCCATTGGTACCAAAGAATCATTGTTATTTACAGATCTGCGTGATAAGTTTGAGACAATAAGCTCAGAGAATAAAATATATAAACGCAAAAAAGGAATCGCTAATAACAAATGA